A stretch of Faecalibacterium duncaniae DNA encodes these proteins:
- the tatA gene encoding twin-arginine translocase TatA/TatE family subunit produces the protein MRIGPQELIIVLIIVLVIFGPKNLPKLGKMFGKTMKNFKEGMEDVDENGDAKPAETKTEEKAEKKDEE, from the coding sequence ATGAGAATCGGACCTCAGGAGCTTATCATTGTTCTGATCATCGTTCTGGTCATCTTTGGACCCAAGAACCTGCCGAAGCTGGGCAAGATGTTCGGCAAGACCATGAAGAACTTTAAGGAAGGCATGGAAGACGTGGATGAGAACGGCGATGCCAAGCCTGCCGAGACCAAGACCGAGGAAAAGGCTGAGAAGAAGGACGAGGAGTAA
- a CDS encoding Sec-independent protein translocase subunit TatA/TatB — protein sequence MKIGFTELILVAIVAFVVIGPDKLPEYARKLGKMLRELKKYTGAASEEIQKNVVEPLNEIQAPIKEAVAPLTDIKKDIDDSMKDVTKSFTNIGKTSKEEAKKAEEVEEVAELEDTVEELPEEPVKAEEPAAEPVKAEEKAEEPAAEEKPEEAPAANEAPAEAAPAEEAAPAEEAKV from the coding sequence ATGAAAATTGGTTTTACAGAGCTGATCCTGGTGGCCATCGTGGCCTTCGTGGTCATCGGTCCCGATAAGCTGCCCGAGTACGCCCGCAAGCTCGGCAAGATGCTGCGGGAGCTGAAGAAGTACACCGGTGCCGCTTCCGAGGAGATCCAGAAGAATGTGGTGGAGCCCCTGAACGAGATCCAGGCCCCCATCAAGGAAGCCGTTGCTCCCCTGACCGACATCAAGAAGGACATCGACGACAGCATGAAGGATGTCACCAAGAGCTTTACCAACATCGGTAAGACCAGCAAGGAAGAAGCCAAGAAGGCCGAAGAGGTCGAGGAAGTGGCCGAGCTGGAGGATACCGTGGAGGAGCTGCCCGAAGAGCCCGTCAAGGCGGAGGAGCCTGCCGCTGAGCCTGTGAAGGCAGAGGAAAAGGCAGAAGAGCCTGCTGCAGAGGAAAAGCCTGAGGAGGCCCCCGCTGCAAACGAAGCCCCTGCCGAGGCTGCTCCCGCTGAGGAGGCTGCCCCTGCCGAAGAGGCAAAGGTCTAA
- a CDS encoding YerC/YecD family TrpR-related protein has translation MAKDHPTGESGLYSALLELKTPEECYRFLQDVCSYAELSAMEQRYNIAEKLVNKQSYTSIMGNIGASSAIISRVSRVISKDDSVLRRLLEEKAEQPAEE, from the coding sequence ATGGCAAAAGATCATCCCACCGGAGAGTCCGGCCTGTATTCTGCATTGCTGGAATTGAAAACGCCTGAGGAGTGCTACCGCTTTTTGCAGGATGTTTGCAGCTACGCCGAGCTCAGTGCAATGGAGCAGCGGTATAACATCGCGGAAAAGCTGGTCAACAAGCAGAGCTATACCAGCATCATGGGCAACATTGGTGCGTCCAGCGCCATCATCAGCCGGGTGAGCCGGGTCATCAGCAAGGATGACAGCGTGCTGCGCCGCCTGCTGGAAGAAAAGGCGGAACAGCCCGCCGAAGAATAA
- a CDS encoding DJ-1 family glyoxalase III: MSKAVVFFADGTEECEALLVVDLLRRAKVEVIVASAMGRRELVSSHKIHLTADALAEEVDYSDVDMVVLPGGIPGTPNLAANKTVTETCAAFAKAGRKVAAICAAPSILASLGLLEGRNATAHAGFQDQLAGAIVHDEEVVVDGNITTSYGLGGAIPFALELVRQLAGQAEAERIRNAIAYRH, translated from the coding sequence ATGAGTAAGGCAGTTGTATTTTTTGCCGATGGCACCGAGGAGTGCGAAGCTCTGCTGGTGGTTGACCTGCTGCGCCGCGCCAAGGTGGAGGTCATCGTGGCCTCTGCCATGGGCCGCAGGGAGCTGGTGAGCAGCCATAAGATCCACCTGACCGCCGATGCGCTGGCCGAGGAAGTGGATTATTCCGATGTGGACATGGTCGTTCTGCCCGGCGGGATCCCGGGCACACCCAACCTTGCCGCCAACAAGACGGTCACCGAGACCTGTGCCGCCTTTGCAAAGGCGGGCCGGAAGGTGGCCGCCATCTGTGCCGCCCCCAGCATCCTGGCCTCTCTGGGCCTGCTGGAGGGCAGGAACGCCACCGCCCACGCTGGCTTCCAGGATCAACTGGCCGGTGCCATCGTCCACGATGAAGAGGTCGTGGTGGATGGCAACATCACCACCAGCTATGGGCTGGGCGGTGCTATCCCCTTTGCACTGGAACTGGTGCGCCAGCTGGCTGGTCAGGCCGAGGCGGAGCGTATCCGGAACGCCATTGCGTATCGGCACTGA
- a CDS encoding NUDIX hydrolase, whose translation MDSKFPMRNTTLCYLEQDDAYLMLHRVTKKNDLNHDKWIGVGGKFEPFESPEDCLLREVQEETGLTLTSYRCRGVVTFLLGELTEYMFLYTADAWTGTLVKDAARNEGILEWVPKEQVEQLPIWEGDKIFFRLLEEDRPFFSLKLRYEDDTLAEAVLDGKPL comes from the coding sequence ATGGATTCCAAATTTCCCATGCGCAACACCACCCTGTGCTATCTGGAACAGGATGATGCCTACCTGATGCTCCACCGCGTGACCAAGAAGAACGACCTGAACCACGACAAATGGATCGGCGTGGGCGGCAAGTTTGAGCCGTTTGAAAGCCCGGAGGACTGCCTGCTGCGGGAAGTACAGGAGGAGACCGGCCTCACCCTGACCTCCTACCGCTGCCGGGGCGTAGTGACCTTTCTTCTGGGCGAGCTGACCGAATACATGTTCCTTTACACCGCCGATGCCTGGACGGGCACACTGGTAAAGGATGCCGCCCGGAACGAGGGCATTCTGGAATGGGTGCCCAAAGAGCAGGTGGAGCAGCTGCCCATCTGGGAGGGCGACAAGATTTTCTTCCGCCTGCTCGAGGAGGACAGACCCTTTTTCTCGCTCAAACTCCGATATGAAGATGATACGCTGGCTGAAGCCGTGTTGGACGGGAAACCTTTATAA
- a CDS encoding ROK family glucokinase → MKEYAFGIDLGGTTAKVGLFTTAGALLEKWEVPTDTSNAGEHILGNLAKVVKDKMQENGITAEQVEGVGVGVPGPVLDSRIVPIVCANLGGWGERNVSIQLSGLLDGIKVLVGNDADVAALGEIWMGCAKGCRSAVMVTLGTGVGGGVIVNGRIIEGAHGAGGEIGHITVNPHETAVCGCGKHGCLEQYSSATGVVRCMKKLLDENPDTPCTLRGTDFAAKDVFDAARAGDALAAREVDEMTDILGMALASIASTTDPEMFMVGGGVARAGDVLFNPLREHFKTYAFSSCRETPIVAATLGNDAGIYGAVRLIVGE, encoded by the coding sequence ATGAAAGAGTACGCATTCGGCATCGACCTGGGCGGCACCACGGCCAAGGTGGGCCTGTTCACCACGGCGGGCGCTCTGCTGGAAAAGTGGGAGGTGCCCACCGACACCTCCAATGCAGGTGAACACATCCTCGGGAACCTGGCCAAGGTCGTGAAGGACAAGATGCAGGAAAACGGCATTACTGCCGAGCAGGTGGAGGGCGTGGGTGTCGGTGTGCCCGGCCCTGTGCTGGACAGCCGCATTGTGCCCATTGTCTGCGCCAACCTCGGCGGCTGGGGTGAGCGGAACGTCTCCATCCAGCTGTCCGGCCTGCTGGACGGCATCAAGGTGCTGGTGGGCAACGATGCCGACGTGGCTGCGCTGGGCGAGATCTGGATGGGCTGTGCCAAGGGCTGCCGCAGCGCTGTGATGGTCACGCTGGGCACCGGTGTCGGCGGCGGTGTCATCGTCAACGGCAGGATCATCGAAGGTGCCCACGGTGCAGGCGGCGAGATCGGCCACATCACCGTCAACCCCCACGAGACGGCGGTCTGCGGCTGCGGCAAGCACGGCTGTCTGGAGCAGTATTCCAGTGCCACCGGCGTGGTCCGCTGTATGAAGAAGCTGCTGGACGAGAACCCGGACACCCCCTGCACCCTGCGCGGCACCGACTTTGCCGCCAAGGATGTCTTTGATGCCGCCCGTGCAGGTGATGCACTGGCCGCCCGTGAGGTGGACGAGATGACCGACATCCTGGGCATGGCGTTGGCCTCTATTGCCTCCACCACCGACCCCGAGATGTTTATGGTGGGCGGCGGTGTCGCCCGTGCCGGAGATGTCCTCTTCAACCCCCTGCGGGAGCATTTCAAGACCTATGCCTTCAGCTCCTGCCGCGAGACCCCCATCGTTGCCGCTACCCTCGGCAATGATGCTGGCATCTATGGTGCCGTCCGGCTCATCGTGGGAGAATAA
- a CDS encoding PTS transporter subunit IIC, translated as MSSVKDFLKRKDIVITPQRYLIEALGAMAQGLFASLLIGTIIKTLGQQTGLEVLVDLGGYASAMSGPAMACAIGWALHCPPLVLFSLITVGYSANALGGAGGPLAVLIIAIVAAEMGKAVSKETKIDILVTPLVTIFVGVGLSMLIAAPIGAAASQVGTLIMWATEQAPLVMGILVSVIVGVALTLPISSAAICAALGLTGLAGGAAVAGCCAQMVGFAVMSYKENGVGGLVSQGLGTSMLQMGNIIKNPRIWIAPTLASAITGPLATCLFHFEMNGAAVSSGMGTCGLVGQIGVYTGWVNDIAAGTKAAITPMDWAAMALICFVLPAVLSVLFCEIERKLGWIKEGDLKLN; from the coding sequence ATGTCAAGTGTAAAGGACTTTTTGAAGCGGAAGGATATCGTTATCACTCCGCAGCGCTATCTCATCGAGGCTCTGGGTGCCATGGCACAGGGGCTGTTCGCCAGCCTGCTGATCGGCACCATCATCAAAACGCTGGGCCAGCAGACCGGGCTGGAGGTGCTGGTCGATCTGGGCGGCTATGCCTCGGCCATGAGCGGTCCGGCCATGGCCTGCGCCATCGGCTGGGCACTGCACTGCCCCCCGCTGGTGCTGTTCAGCCTGATCACTGTGGGCTACTCGGCCAATGCGCTGGGCGGCGCAGGCGGCCCGCTGGCTGTCCTGATCATTGCCATTGTGGCTGCTGAGATGGGCAAGGCCGTGAGCAAGGAGACCAAGATCGATATCCTTGTCACCCCGCTGGTGACCATTTTTGTGGGCGTGGGCCTTTCCATGCTCATCGCGGCTCCCATCGGTGCTGCCGCCAGTCAGGTGGGCACCCTGATCATGTGGGCCACTGAGCAGGCCCCGCTGGTCATGGGCATTCTGGTGTCTGTCATCGTGGGTGTGGCGCTGACCCTGCCCATCTCCTCTGCCGCCATCTGCGCGGCTCTGGGCCTGACCGGTCTGGCGGGCGGCGCTGCTGTGGCAGGCTGCTGCGCCCAGATGGTCGGCTTTGCCGTGATGAGCTATAAGGAGAACGGTGTGGGCGGTCTGGTCAGCCAGGGCCTGGGCACCAGTATGCTCCAGATGGGCAATATCATCAAGAACCCCCGCATCTGGATCGCCCCCACGCTGGCCTCGGCCATCACCGGCCCGCTGGCGACCTGCCTGTTCCACTTTGAGATGAACGGCGCGGCGGTCTCCTCCGGCATGGGCACCTGCGGTCTGGTGGGCCAGATCGGCGTGTACACCGGCTGGGTGAACGATATCGCCGCCGGCACCAAGGCCGCCATCACCCCCATGGACTGGGCTGCCATGGCCCTGATCTGCTTTGTTCTGCCCGCTGTCCTGAGCGTTCTCTTCTGCGAGATCGAGCGCAAGCTGGGCTGGATCAAAGAGGGCGATCTGAAGCTGAACTAA
- the tatC gene encoding twin-arginine translocase subunit TatC has protein sequence MATNVKRKKKAEVMSDDGSMTLTGHLKELRNRLIICAAVFVVGVIGFLAISDKLIDLLTAMAMNANYTFVFLAPQEKLMQYFRVSLIAAVIVTIPVALYQVYAFAKPGLKRSESFFFRLVLLFGLALFCVGVLFAYKVTLPFMLNFLVTLEGTDYITASISIESYINLCLTMFIIFGCVFEMPLVTIILAKMGIANPEIMKKGRGVAIVLIFLVAAIITPPDIVSQCFVAVPMCLLYFISIFLSGIFYKPKTDDDDEDEDDEEESSDEE, from the coding sequence GTGGCTACCAACGTGAAGCGCAAAAAGAAAGCCGAAGTCATGTCGGACGACGGCAGCATGACGCTGACCGGACATCTGAAAGAGCTGCGGAACCGGCTGATCATCTGCGCGGCGGTGTTTGTAGTGGGCGTGATCGGCTTCCTGGCAATTTCGGATAAGCTGATCGACCTGCTGACGGCCATGGCAATGAATGCGAACTACACCTTCGTGTTCCTGGCCCCGCAGGAAAAGCTGATGCAGTATTTCCGGGTGTCCCTGATCGCTGCGGTGATCGTGACCATTCCGGTGGCGCTGTATCAGGTCTACGCCTTTGCAAAACCCGGCCTGAAACGGAGCGAGAGCTTCTTCTTCCGGCTGGTGCTGCTGTTCGGTCTGGCGCTGTTCTGCGTGGGTGTGCTGTTCGCCTACAAGGTCACCCTGCCGTTCATGCTGAACTTCCTCGTTACGCTGGAGGGTACCGATTACATCACGGCATCCATCAGCATCGAGAGCTACATCAACCTCTGCCTGACTATGTTCATCATCTTCGGCTGTGTGTTTGAAATGCCTCTGGTCACCATCATTCTGGCCAAGATGGGCATTGCAAACCCCGAGATCATGAAGAAGGGCCGCGGCGTTGCCATTGTCCTGATCTTCCTGGTCGCAGCCATCATCACCCCGCCCGATATCGTGTCGCAGTGCTTCGTGGCAGTTCCCATGTGCCTGCTGTACTTTATCAGCATCTTCCTCAGCGGCATTTTCTATAAGCCCAAGACGGATGATGACGACGAGGATGAGGATGACGAAGAGGAATCCTCTGACGAGGAGTAA
- a CDS encoding glycoside hydrolase family 25 protein, translating to MKPTSFKKSSKNGTGRSIGQAVACLVMAAAITIGGAGTTFLLASQPAGLTVEPAALQTEGRVTLPRFDHKSDRSEAKAESTQPEESASSQEQAAASTPAAPVTKAENTAAPAESAAPAAEPAVQPEAVPSDPMAGDASEIESENSFPHFLTETEALAAEDPMAAPEEAAILPETEETAPVAEEAPAASENGEDVLAEAQIKDINGTVLLTPEEIREALDNGTLDEESIDPTCLTGENGLLQWLWEFFFGKDEEETPQYSGWRTENGKTYYYDQNTHQTVTGIQSIDNKLYYFDASGVQQPATFGIDVSKYQSSIDWDKVKTAGVEFAIIRIGYRGYGSGALVQDPKFEEHFTNARNAGLRVGIYCFSQAVNENEAREEAQACVYVLNGRQLDYPIYFDTEASGAGNGRADGLGVEDRTKCAVAFCEEVKALGYKPGVYASTTWFRKRLDMSQLSNYYIWNAHYNVASSPIACNMWQGTCTARIPGYGGQIDVNISYMG from the coding sequence ATGAAACCAACATCTTTCAAAAAATCAAGCAAGAACGGCACCGGCCGCAGCATCGGCCAGGCTGTTGCGTGCCTTGTGATGGCGGCAGCCATCACCATTGGCGGTGCGGGCACCACCTTCCTGCTGGCATCCCAGCCTGCGGGCCTGACGGTCGAACCCGCCGCCCTGCAGACTGAGGGCAGGGTCACCCTGCCCAGATTCGATCATAAGAGTGACCGGAGCGAGGCAAAGGCCGAGAGCACCCAGCCAGAGGAGAGTGCTTCTTCTCAGGAGCAGGCCGCAGCCAGCACCCCTGCCGCACCCGTGACCAAGGCGGAGAACACCGCCGCCCCGGCAGAGAGCGCCGCCCCCGCTGCGGAGCCCGCTGTGCAGCCGGAGGCTGTCCCCTCCGACCCCATGGCCGGGGATGCTTCGGAGATCGAGAGCGAAAACTCCTTCCCCCACTTCCTGACAGAGACCGAGGCACTGGCTGCCGAAGACCCGATGGCCGCTCCTGAAGAGGCCGCCATCCTGCCCGAAACGGAGGAGACCGCCCCCGTAGCCGAGGAAGCGCCTGCCGCTTCCGAGAACGGCGAGGATGTGCTGGCCGAAGCCCAGATCAAGGATATCAACGGCACTGTTCTGCTGACCCCTGAGGAGATCCGGGAGGCACTGGACAACGGCACGCTGGACGAAGAGAGCATCGACCCCACCTGCCTGACCGGTGAAAACGGCCTGCTGCAGTGGCTGTGGGAGTTCTTCTTCGGCAAGGATGAGGAAGAAACGCCCCAGTATTCCGGTTGGCGCACCGAAAACGGCAAGACCTATTATTACGACCAGAACACCCACCAGACCGTCACCGGCATCCAGAGCATCGACAACAAGCTCTATTATTTTGATGCCTCCGGCGTTCAGCAGCCCGCCACCTTCGGCATCGATGTTTCCAAGTACCAGAGCAGCATCGATTGGGACAAGGTGAAAACGGCAGGTGTGGAGTTTGCCATCATCCGTATCGGCTACCGCGGCTACGGCTCCGGCGCGCTGGTGCAGGACCCCAAGTTTGAGGAGCACTTCACCAACGCCCGCAACGCCGGGCTGCGGGTGGGCATCTACTGCTTCAGTCAGGCCGTCAACGAGAACGAGGCCCGCGAGGAAGCACAGGCCTGCGTCTATGTGCTGAATGGCCGCCAGCTCGATTACCCCATCTACTTTGATACCGAGGCTTCCGGTGCAGGCAATGGCCGTGCCGATGGTCTGGGCGTGGAAGACCGCACCAAGTGTGCTGTGGCTTTCTGCGAAGAGGTCAAGGCACTGGGCTACAAGCCCGGCGTGTACGCCTCCACCACCTGGTTCCGCAAGCGGCTGGATATGAGCCAGCTGTCCAACTACTACATCTGGAACGCCCACTACAACGTGGCCTCCAGCCCCATTGCCTGCAATATGTGGCAGGGCACCTGCACCGCCCGCATCCCTGGCTACGGCGGCCAGATCGATGTGAACATCAGCTATATGGGCTGA
- a CDS encoding GNAT family N-acetyltransferase, whose amino-acid sequence MKPDYKLVAKAKYIHANADLASEIWHEVYKRYYPAKQLDTLVETLQSADAIEADIDNDVNYFLVVLGGKTIGYFAWKMENTALHLLHLYLKPEYRGKALGRDILATCERLARGEGRGRLYCEVHTKCLPVLQFFKTKGYRVLGPAEAEAAGIPMQLTTLEKML is encoded by the coding sequence ATGAAACCCGATTACAAGCTGGTCGCAAAGGCCAAATACATTCACGCCAACGCTGACCTTGCCAGTGAGATCTGGCACGAGGTCTACAAGCGCTATTACCCCGCAAAGCAGCTGGACACGCTGGTGGAAACGCTGCAGAGCGCCGATGCCATTGAGGCAGATATCGACAACGATGTGAACTATTTCCTCGTGGTGCTGGGCGGCAAGACCATCGGCTACTTTGCCTGGAAGATGGAGAACACGGCCCTGCACCTGCTCCACCTCTACCTCAAGCCCGAGTACCGGGGCAAGGCATTGGGCCGGGATATCCTGGCCACCTGTGAGCGCCTGGCCCGGGGTGAGGGCCGGGGCCGCCTGTACTGCGAGGTGCACACCAAGTGCCTGCCGGTGCTGCAGTTCTTCAAGACCAAGGGCTACCGCGTGCTGGGCCCCGCCGAGGCAGAAGCTGCGGGCATTCCCATGCAGCTGACCACGCTGGAAAAAATGCTGTAA
- the dnaJ gene encoding molecular chaperone DnaJ: MAQEKRDYYEVLGVSKTATDAEIKKAYRKLAMKYHPDYNPGDKDAEEKFKEVNEANEVLSDPKKRQLYDQYGFAGVDPSYAAQNGGGAGGFSGFGGDGVDLGDIFGDIFGGGFGGFGGSARQANPNAPRKGQDIRVRITLSFDEAVHGCKKNITITRQQECTECHGSGCAAGSSPETCPDCGGRGYVIRQQRTPFGVMQTQQPCSRCGGKGKLVKNPCKVCHGSGKTAARKTLEVSIPMGIDDDQSFALRGMGDAGANGGPAGDVIVMVTVRPSEVFQRDGYDVWVTVPITYSQAVLGDSITVPSIDGKVEYTVPEGTQSGTTFRLRGKGIQYLNGRGRGDMYVKCEVEIPKKLNKAQRDALKKFEGTLKEENYEKRKGFFKKLKDMFA, encoded by the coding sequence ATGGCACAGGAAAAGCGCGATTACTACGAAGTGCTGGGAGTATCCAAAACGGCCACCGATGCGGAGATCAAAAAGGCTTACCGCAAGCTGGCCATGAAGTACCACCCGGACTACAACCCCGGCGATAAGGATGCCGAGGAAAAGTTCAAGGAAGTCAATGAAGCCAACGAGGTGCTTTCGGACCCGAAGAAGCGCCAGCTGTACGATCAGTACGGCTTTGCCGGTGTGGACCCCAGCTATGCAGCCCAGAACGGCGGCGGCGCGGGCGGCTTCAGCGGCTTTGGCGGCGATGGGGTCGATCTGGGCGATATCTTCGGTGATATCTTTGGCGGCGGTTTCGGCGGCTTTGGCGGCTCTGCCCGTCAGGCAAACCCCAACGCCCCCCGCAAGGGTCAGGATATCCGTGTGCGGATCACCCTGAGCTTTGATGAGGCCGTGCATGGCTGCAAGAAGAACATCACCATCACCCGCCAGCAGGAGTGCACGGAGTGCCATGGCAGCGGCTGCGCCGCCGGCAGCAGCCCCGAGACCTGCCCGGACTGCGGCGGCCGCGGCTATGTCATCCGGCAGCAGCGCACTCCCTTTGGCGTGATGCAGACCCAGCAGCCCTGCTCCCGCTGCGGCGGCAAGGGCAAGCTGGTCAAGAACCCCTGCAAGGTCTGCCACGGCAGCGGAAAAACTGCCGCCAGGAAAACGCTGGAGGTGTCCATCCCCATGGGCATCGATGACGATCAGAGCTTTGCACTGCGCGGTATGGGCGATGCCGGTGCCAACGGCGGCCCTGCCGGTGATGTGATCGTGATGGTCACGGTCCGGCCCAGCGAGGTGTTCCAGCGCGACGGCTATGATGTCTGGGTCACGGTGCCCATCACCTACAGCCAGGCGGTTCTGGGCGACAGCATCACCGTGCCTTCCATTGACGGCAAGGTGGAGTACACCGTGCCCGAAGGCACCCAGAGCGGCACCACCTTCCGCCTGCGCGGCAAGGGCATCCAGTATCTGAACGGCCGCGGCCGGGGCGATATGTACGTCAAGTGCGAGGTGGAGATCCCCAAGAAGCTGAACAAGGCCCAGCGCGATGCCCTGAAGAAGTTTGAGGGCACCCTGAAAGAGGAAAACTATGAAAAGCGCAAGGGCTTCTTCAAGAAGCTGAAGGATATGTTTGCTTAA
- a CDS encoding nitroreductase family protein: protein MTNETLHTLETRRSCRAYKPEQITKEELEAVLRAGTFAPSAMNRQSAKIVVVQDAETRAQLTRMNAAVMGNTGDPMYGAPTILVVLADANARCGVQDGSLVMGNLMNAAAAIGLGSCWINRAKEEFETEEGKALLKKWGIEGDYIGVGHCILGYPAEEPRPAAPRKPDYIVYA, encoded by the coding sequence ATGACCAATGAAACCTTACATACCCTTGAGACCCGCCGCAGCTGCCGCGCCTACAAGCCGGAGCAGATCACGAAAGAGGAGCTGGAAGCCGTTCTGCGCGCAGGCACCTTTGCCCCCAGCGCTATGAACCGCCAGAGTGCAAAGATCGTGGTGGTGCAGGATGCCGAGACCCGCGCCCAGCTCACCCGGATGAATGCTGCCGTGATGGGCAACACGGGCGACCCCATGTACGGTGCCCCCACCATTCTGGTGGTGCTGGCGGATGCCAACGCCCGCTGTGGAGTGCAGGACGGCAGCCTTGTGATGGGCAACCTGATGAACGCTGCTGCCGCCATCGGGCTGGGCAGCTGCTGGATCAACCGCGCAAAGGAAGAGTTCGAGACCGAAGAGGGCAAGGCCCTGCTGAAGAAGTGGGGCATTGAAGGGGACTATATCGGTGTGGGCCACTGCATTCTGGGCTACCCGGCAGAGGAACCCCGCCCCGCCGCCCCCCGCAAGCCGGATTATATCGTATACGCATAA
- a CDS encoding RICIN domain-containing protein, which translates to MAKASQVVLLENEFYLIKAPNGKVLEIKNFNTENGAAIRLWDYAGHPWQQWQFVDAGEGRWRIRNRFTGKFIDLALGGVVEGTWLHQWGRTSGLSQCWELESTRNGRTRIRNVLADKYIDLVGMNTSNGAQAQIWNYVSGGNQEWNLVRVDPDTAQTNARAEEKRDPEPTPSQRKHQNDLVRKLNNAGKGRAARK; encoded by the coding sequence ATGGCAAAAGCATCTCAGGTCGTTTTACTGGAAAATGAGTTTTACCTCATCAAGGCACCCAATGGGAAGGTGTTGGAGATCAAGAACTTCAACACGGAGAACGGCGCGGCCATCCGTCTGTGGGACTACGCCGGGCATCCGTGGCAGCAGTGGCAGTTCGTGGATGCCGGCGAGGGACGCTGGCGGATCAGGAACCGCTTTACGGGCAAGTTCATCGATCTGGCCCTGGGCGGCGTAGTCGAGGGCACCTGGCTGCACCAGTGGGGCCGCACCAGCGGGCTGAGCCAGTGCTGGGAGCTGGAGTCCACCCGGAATGGCCGCACCCGCATCCGCAACGTGCTGGCCGACAAATACATCGATCTTGTGGGCATGAACACCTCCAACGGTGCACAGGCCCAGATCTGGAATTACGTCTCGGGCGGCAATCAGGAATGGAACCTGGTGCGCGTTGACCCCGACACCGCGCAGACCAACGCCCGTGCCGAGGAGAAGCGGGACCCGGAGCCCACGCCCTCCCAGCGCAAGCACCAGAATGATCTGGTGCGGAAGCTGAACAACGCCGGAAAAGGCCGGGCCGCACGGAAATAA
- a CDS encoding fumarylacetoacetate hydrolase family protein, with protein sequence MRFITCRLPDGVEDPAILSEDGRQVWPLSWLGLSYETLSEAIPFLTPQVRYGLSLAIAGIPALPVEAVTLESPIPAPAQDVICLGINYMAHSDEAEKYSAAAFATKHEDAIYFSKRVTRAVPDGGPIEAHTDLVKKLDYECELAVVLGRDARDVPAGQTRDYIFGYTILNDVSARDVQTAHKQWYFGKSLDGFTPIGPCIVTADAFADYPPRLGIRSFVNGEKRQDSNTALQIFDIDHVIAELSQGMTLKAGTIIATGTPAGVGMGMDPPQFLKPGDVVRCEIDGIGTLTNPVE encoded by the coding sequence ATGCGCTTTATTACCTGCCGCTTGCCGGACGGCGTGGAAGACCCGGCGATTTTATCGGAGGATGGGCGGCAGGTCTGGCCGCTGAGCTGGCTGGGCCTGAGCTATGAGACCCTGAGCGAGGCCATCCCGTTTCTGACCCCGCAGGTGCGGTATGGGCTGTCGCTGGCCATTGCGGGCATTCCCGCTCTGCCTGTGGAGGCCGTCACGCTGGAAAGCCCCATCCCGGCCCCGGCACAGGATGTCATCTGCCTGGGCATCAATTATATGGCCCACTCCGATGAGGCGGAGAAATATTCTGCCGCTGCCTTTGCCACCAAGCACGAGGATGCCATCTACTTTTCCAAGCGCGTGACCCGCGCCGTGCCGGACGGCGGCCCCATCGAGGCCCACACCGATCTGGTGAAAAAGCTGGATTACGAGTGTGAGCTGGCTGTGGTGCTGGGCAGGGATGCCAGGGATGTGCCCGCCGGTCAGACCCGGGACTATATCTTCGGCTACACCATCCTGAACGATGTCTCAGCCCGGGATGTGCAGACGGCGCACAAACAGTGGTACTTTGGCAAGAGTCTGGACGGTTTTACCCCCATCGGGCCCTGCATCGTCACGGCAGATGCCTTTGCCGACTACCCGCCCAGGCTGGGCATCCGCAGCTTTGTCAACGGCGAGAAGCGGCAGGATTCCAATACCGCCCTGCAGATCTTTGACATCGACCATGTCATTGCCGAGCTTTCGCAGGGCATGACCCTGAAAGCGGGCACCATCATTGCCACCGGCACCCCGGCGGGTGTGGGCATGGGCATGGACCCGCCGCAGTTCCTCAAGCCCGGAGACGTGGTGCGGTGCGAGATCGATGGTATTGGTACGCTGACCAATCCGGTCGAGTGA